Proteins encoded by one window of bacterium:
- a CDS encoding cobalamin-dependent protein (Presence of a B(12) (cobalamin)-binding domain implies dependence on cobalamin itself, in one of its several forms, or in some unusual lineages, dependence on a cobalamin-like analog.): LGALMAASHALEAGWDVLYLGASLPAEEIAGAAASRRARAVLLSLVYPAADPNVDAELRQLRRLLEPDAVLLVSGQAAASHGPLLAELGARMIRDPESFDHALNAL, translated from the coding sequence CTGGGCGCCCTGATGGCCGCCTCGCACGCCCTGGAGGCTGGCTGGGACGTGCTCTATCTGGGAGCCAGCCTGCCGGCCGAGGAGATCGCCGGCGCCGCCGCCAGCCGTCGGGCGCGCGCCGTCCTTCTGAGCCTGGTCTACCCCGCTGCCGATCCGAACGTCGACGCAGAGCTTCGCCAACTGCGGCGGCTCCTGGAACCTGACGCGGTCCTGCTGGTGAGCGGGCAGGCCGCGGCCAGCCACGGCCCGCTCCTCGCGGAACTGGGAGCGCGAATGATCCGGGACCCGGAGTCCTTCGATCACGCCCTCAACGCGCTGTAA